CCGTGTCGTTGATTCGCACCCGCTTCTTGTCCAGATCGACGGTCAGGGCCGCGCGCCGCTTCTGGGAGGTCCGCTTCCGCGCCATCTCGGCCTGCATGCGCTCCCGCTCGCGCAAGAGCCCGCGCAGCACCGTGACGCCCTTGAGAAAGCGGCGCCGCTCGGCCGTCTCGTCGAAGGCCTCCCCGTCATCGCCGGCCATGAGCACGCGGTTCAAGGGAGTCTCGTTGTGCCGGACCTCTTCGGCCAGATCGAGGACGCGCCGGACCGTGTAGGGCGCGGCGATGACGCTGGCGATGTACTCCTCCTGGCCCTCCTCCATCTGCATCCCGAGCTGTACCTCGCGCTCCCGGGTCAACAGTGGCGTGGAGCCGATGTCGCGCAGGTAGAGGGAGACCGGGTCGGTCTTGTCGTCCACCCGGTCGTTGTCCACCGGCACCTGGCTCGGCGGGGACTCCTCGGAGAAGGTCGCCGGCTGCTGCTGCTGCTCCTCCTCCTCCTCGACTTCGCCGATGGCGATATCGTCAAGCTCGTCGATCGAGTCGTCCATCGCGTCCTCGGTGTCTTCGATGTTCAAGGCTCTCTCCATCATTTTGGCTTCCACAGTTTTCGCTACGCCACCGGTCGAAGGGCCAAGCTCCTCCGAACCGAAAGGCACACCGACGATCCGTAGGTTAAAAATATCCGCCGCCCTCGCGATGACATTGACGTTGCTTCAACGTTATCGAAGGATCGGCGGATCCAGCACGATTCTGATATGATTTGTTGAGGCAGTCCCTGGGGACCACCAGGATCAAGCAATACGACTAAGCACTCGTCCTTGAGGAAAGCCAGCAACAACCTACGGTATCATTGAAAATAATCCTTGTCAAGCACCCCGTCAGGCTCGACCCGCAGGAGCGGCGCGCGCGTCACTTGTCGTCGCGCAGGCCGTATTTTCGCAGCTTGTAGCGTAGGGCGCGTTCGCTGATGCCGAGGTTGTCCGCGGCCTTGGTCTGGATGCCGCCCGCGGCCTCGAGGGCCTCGACGATCATGCGCCTTTCCATCCCTTCGACGGCGGCGGAGAGGTTGGTCTGGTCGCCGGCGCCGGGGCGCGCCTCCTTGATCGTCAGCGGCATTTCGCCGATTCCGACGACGTCGTCGCGCGTGAGCACGGTGGCCCGTTCGACCAGGTTCTCCAGTTCGCGCACGTTGCCGGGATAGTCGTAGCGCAGCAGCGCGTCACGCGCCTCGCGGGAGAAACCCTGTATCGTCTTGCCGTTCTTTTCGGCGAACTTGTGGAGGAAGTGGTCGATGAGGGGGGGGATGTCCTGGCGGCGTTCACGCAACGGCGGCAGGATGATGGTGACCACGTTGAGCCGGTAGTAGAGGTCCTCGCGGAAGCCGCCTTGGCGCATGAGTTGTTCGAGGTCCTGGTGGGTCGCCGTGATGATGCGCACGTCGCTGGTGATGGCCTGGTTGGAGCCCACGCGTTCGAACTCGCGTTCCTGCAGCACGCGCAGCAGCTTGGCCTGGATATGGGCGGGCAGGTCGCCGATCTCGTCGAGGAACAGCGTGCCCTTGTCGGCGATCTCGAAGCGGCCCTTGCGCGTGGCGAAGGCTCCGGTGAAGGATCCCTTCTCGTGTCCGAACAATTCCGATTCCAGCAGGGTTTCCGGCAGCGCGGCGCAGTTGACCTTGACCAGCGGTCCGTTCCTGCGGGCACTGGCGTAGTGGATGGCCTTGGCGATCAGCTCCTTGCCGGTGCCGCTGTCGCCGCGCAGGAGGACGGTGGCGTCGCTCGGGGCCACGCGCCGCACCAGATCCAGCACCTCCTGCATCTGTCCGCTCTCGCCGATGACGCCCTCGATGCGATGGCGTTCCAGCAAGGCCTCCCGCAACTCGGTGTTTTCGCGCAGGAGCTGGTGGCTCCGCTTGACCCGATCGATGCGCAGCCGCAGCTCTTCCAGGTTGAGGGGTTTGGTCAGGTAG
The sequence above is drawn from the Deltaproteobacteria bacterium genome and encodes:
- a CDS encoding sigma-54 dependent transcriptional regulator, giving the protein MTEQAYRADLGAQPPRRREASLDDRFHIMVVDDERTQLEFVGGFLGKAGFEVALMGSAAEALERFRGEAFDLVLTDQRMPEMSGLDLLKQCRALDPEVAVIIMTAYGSIETAVSAMKEGATDYLTKPLNLEELRLRIDRVKRSHQLLRENTELREALLERHRIEGVIGESGQMQEVLDLVRRVAPSDATVLLRGDSGTGKELIAKAIHYASARRNGPLVKVNCAALPETLLESELFGHEKGSFTGAFATRKGRFEIADKGTLFLDEIGDLPAHIQAKLLRVLQEREFERVGSNQAITSDVRIITATHQDLEQLMRQGGFREDLYYRLNVVTIILPPLRERRQDIPPLIDHFLHKFAEKNGKTIQGFSREARDALLRYDYPGNVRELENLVERATVLTRDDVVGIGEMPLTIKEARPGAGDQTNLSAAVEGMERRMIVEALEAAGGIQTKAADNLGISERALRYKLRKYGLRDDK